The following proteins are encoded in a genomic region of Drosophila willistoni isolate 14030-0811.24 chromosome 3R, UCI_dwil_1.1, whole genome shotgun sequence:
- the LOC6647670 gene encoding endoplasmic reticulum resident protein 44 translates to MQLEPIYYEVAQLLRMGNPEQGLIVLGRVDCDVETELAKKYHIRKYPTVAVVQHGLIRWDEFQGPRNVESIMKFLETHLNDPVKEIQSKTELDNLVVVSNTLIIGYFTNYLDQEYKVFRDAVRFFGPYGDFYVVLYDAMRNATLDGEHRIVARAKYDHIEEYKGNKTNTKELGMWIFYQCQPMVQEITFANAEILIDGSLPLMILFHHKDDHESVKLFRKTVESQSTETFMSVRFISGQSDMFSHAMYHMGKSEEDLPFIAFDTFEHMYVLPNFTDIEVPGTIEQYIEDLHSGKLHYKYHEKELLDALGGDVQETTRIPESKFKILKQSKHRYTYVKEEL, encoded by the coding sequence ATGCAGCTAGAACCCATTTACTATGAAGTCGCTCAGCTGCTTCGGATGGGAAATCCTGAGCAAGGTCTCATAGTTTTGGGCAGGGTTGATTGTGATGTCGAAACGGAATTGGCGAAAAAATATCATATTCGAAAGTATCCAACGGTGGCTGTGGTGCAGCATGGACTGATCCGATGGGATGAATTTCAAGGACCTCGTAATGTCGAGAGTATTATGAAATTTTTGGAAACGCACTTGAATGATCCCGTTAAAGAGATACAATCAAAAACGGAATTGGACAATTTGGTGGTTGTATCAAACACTCTGATTATCGGTTACTTTACAAACTAtcttgatcaagaatataaagTTTTTCGTGATGCTGTGCGTTTTTTCGGTCCATACGGCGATTTCTATGTGGTCCTGTACGATGCTATGAGAAATGCCACTCTAGATGGCGAACACAGGATTGTCGCTAGGGCTAAATATGATCACATTGAGGAGTATAAGGGGAATAAGACAAATACCAAGGAGCTGGGAATGTGGATTTTCTATCAATGTCAACCCATGGTGCAAGAGATAACATTTGCCAATGCCGAGATACTAATCGATGGTTCTCTGCCACTTATGATACTATTTCACCATAAAGATGATCATGAATCGGTCAAGCTATTTAGAAAAACGGTCGAGTCTCAATCAACGGAAACTTTTATGTCTGTTAGATTTATCAGCGGTCAGTCCGATATGTTCTCCCATGCAATGTATCATATGGGCAAATCGGAGGAGGATTTACCCTTTATTGCCTTCGATACCTTCGAGCATATGTATGTCCTTCCGAATTTCACTGATATTGAAGTGCCTGGCACAATAGAGCAATACATTGAAGACCTTCATTCGGGTAAATTGCATTATAAGTACCATGAAAAGGAACTTTTGGACGCCTTAGGCGGCGATGTGCAAGAAACAACTCGCATTCcagaatcaaaatttaaaattctaaaaCAATCCAAACATCGCTATACCTATGTTAAAgaggaattgtaa